A region of the Chelmon rostratus isolate fCheRos1 chromosome 1, fCheRos1.pri, whole genome shotgun sequence genome:
ACAAGTCTAAAagcttgattttcattggagcAGATAATggcatttacacacactctTTGGACATGTATTTGCACAGTTGAACCAATGGAAGGCCTGCGGGTGTCAGAGAGGAGGTGTGTTAGTGGACGTCTTACCCAGAAACATGAGGACCAGGTAGATCTGCAGAGAGTAGGAGAAGCTTAAAGAGTTTCCCAGCACTGCCGGGAGGGGGAAGCTGAACAGACGAGTCTCATCAAAGATGGGCAGGGATTGGATCACAGCCACCGCTggaaacacaaccacacactgtcagcagcacatttgtTTATGCCGCCATTTTCTCACTAACACGTTACAAACTAGTCACTAACCTTCAGCCACAACCCCCAGCGGGTACAGAGGGATCCAGAGGCTGTATCTCAGCCACGTTAACAGCTTCCAATCTGTGCCGATGCAGGCCAGCATGTAGAAGGGGTACCTGAtgtagaggaggaagagctgatGTTACAGCAGGCCACAACTCATGTTAACCAGAGAGACGGGGAAGGCGACGCGAGCGCACCTGAAGATCTCGATGGTGCTCCACAGGTAGAACACGAAGAAGACGACAGGTTTGTTCTGCATCTCTTCCAGACTGCCGAAGATGACGAACAGAATGACGTTCCTGCCGGCCACCTGcaacatcacacagcagcataaGAACCATGACTCCTCAAGTTCTAAGTTCAGCTCGGAGCCCAGTAGAGGAAGACTGTTTTTCAATGAGTCTTATTATTTTAGCCACCTAAAAGCAGCGTAAGCAAAGTTTATGCATTAGCCTCGGCACATCATCGCTGCAGCTTTGTTGCAGgctctgctggagctgatgTGCACCACCTCAAAAATATAACCACACATAAGCATTATGGTGCCCACAGACAtagcaggtggagcaggtggagagagCACTCCACCAATTAAGCATTGCACTCCTTTAACCCccattccaaaaaagttgggacactgtaaaacataaatgaaaatggCCAAATAGTGTATGTGTGAATATTCCACTGGCTGCCTTTttaattatactgtatataatttcatattttctcattctttcaCTATTTGCAGTAAATGGCAAAACGTCTTCAGGATTAAAATCATGTTAAAATGAGAAGTGACCGCCTCCCCTGATGATTACCTGTATCATAGCAGGAAAAAATCCAGTCTTAACCAGACCCAGGAGGGGATTAATAACCTCGAGCACGGCCATCATCTGACAGAAATACATCATGTCGGCCGTGGTGTGGAAGGTATCATAGAACGAATCTGTGGAGGgcgagagaaacaaacagacataaTTAAACAGCATGTTGCATGAGCCACGATCCATAATACTCATGatcatttgcaaaacaaatcCCTGCTGTGTTCCTGTTTCTATTCAAATGAGCTCATCTGTGAATAGCTCctcataaacaaaaacaaagacctCTCTTACTGCGTGTTCTGGacctcctgtttgttttatttcactgctcAGCGGTGCTAATTGTGTTTGcctcttttctgcttttgtgttgcATAGACACTCACccaaaaatgatttatttagtCCATAAAATTCAAAAGCTATTAACAAGCgtaattgtttgttttattcctgtttttatctttatttggTTCCTCCCTTTGCAGTCTGCCAATTCTGCTTTTACTCAACTTTTTCATGTCGagtgtctttgttttcactttgctgATTTGTGTGATGTACTGAACAAAGCACAAGAATAATGTCACTGACAATAGGGTGACTATATATAAACTGTGTTTGACTACCTCTGGCAGGTTTCAATAGCAGCTGCCTGGAAATCAGTCCTAAAACGTTCAGTAcgtatttgaaaatgtttggcaggaagatgaagattgaaacacaaaaccacactAATGGCCCTAAATAGCTTAAAATGAGAACTAACTATTGTCATTATTGAGGTTCTTCTCTGCAGAGTTTTGTCCATTTGTTCTCTCaccctggattttttttaatagctaAGATCTGGCCACATAAAAATAAGTCAGACAGGGAAAGAAAGACGAGCAGTCAGctgatcagacaggttgtaaacaaaacCGGCAGGATAGCCAAACTCATTTGGAAGAGCAAACAAACGTGATCAGAACAATTATTACCCACACTTCATGTTGTAAACATCATAGTTCACAGACAGACCTCCCTGCTTCAACTCTGACCTACCACATGTCCCGTAGTTGCGTGCTCACTTTAAGATTTACCTTCCAGTAAGGTGGTTTAAAGTGTTGGTtaaacctgtctgattgtctgactgTGCCTTCGGACTTTTCCCACATCTCAGCAACACACTTGGTGAGCACGATGCTACCATGACTGATAGAAATTACGGCCAAAATGATTCTTTGTAGGCTACTTTGTCTTCTTGTGGCGGATGACTTGTCCTTTACCTCATAGACTGACCGGTTGTTAATTTTTTGAACAAACCTTGACCAAGAATGAAGAGGCGAACAGTCATGTTGACAAAGATCCAGGAGAATCCAAGGAACTGCACCAGGTTGTACATAAACAGGTAGCCTTTCTTCAGGCCGAGGTACGCTGAGGAAACAGAAGAGCTCAAGTGAACAACTGCTGCTAAAGCTCCTTCAACAGGATAATAAAAGTCTAAGACGACATTAATGACAAAGCTCCAATTAGAAACATTAGTGTGAGTTTTTGATGTTTGCAGGTGACGAGTTAAGCGCGACTCACGGTCTTTACGAACTCTTGACTCCACGCTGATCCTGTtgatcttctcctcctcctgaaagAAATCCCGCCATCACAATCCCACTTTGCAAACACCAGGCATGttgtacattgttttttttttatttgctgctgtcttcacttgTTTTAATATCGCAAATATGAATTAGGATCTCTGAAATCTCCCAtcagctccagagcagctgacTCACCTGTTTTATTTGAGTCAGAAACACTCACTTTTTTATCAGGAGTACATTCACAAACTAAACAAGACTCTAAATtcataaatgtaataaaataaaaatttgtgATATCAACACAGtgtaaacagcaacacattatAAAGTGCTGTTTTTTACTTGATTGTTTGCttgaaacagaaaagcacaacAGAAGCTGTATTGACGTCATGCAGTAAAATCTAAGAAAATGTAATTGTCTACAGCATCACGTTTGTAGGACCGAACAGATAAAGACTCTTTTAGTTTTCAATCAAGAAAATCTGAGGAGGCAAAAACTACAACATTGAAACCAAACAATCAAGAACCAAAAACAGAGCCTTGGCAGCCTTGGTAACAAAACTTTTGTTGCTCTTCTCATCTCTGTTTTATTCAAAAACAGGTTTTACTGGATCATTTATGAACACGTACACAGGATCCCAGTAATAGTTGAaatttttttccagttttaaaaTTGTGACAGCCCAGTTATAAAGCTGTAACAGGAGACTTTGCTAAGTCATGTGTAGGAGACGTTCACACTAATATCCTAGTAAAGGTGAAATGTTAGGCAGCTTATTTGAAACTACTCCTGATCCAGGTTGAACTTTTCCAGACCACAATGAGTGATGCAAAGTTTTGTGGGACGGTTTTGCAAGGCTAAGCATGAGGAGAACCTGTGGCTAAAAAAAGCTTTACACacacctgtttttttcttggctGCACCAAcaatatatactatatatactacAACAACAAACCTGTTCGCTCCCACAAAGATGACATTTTGCAgtcattttgcctttttcaaTTTCCTACCTTAGCTTGCAGCTCCATCTCGGCGTCAGACTCATCCAGCCAGCGGTCGAAGTCAGGAGCCAAAAACAGAGGCTTCTTCTCCTGCAGCGTCAGCCGGTCCCACCAGCGCTCCTCCTGCTTCTTGATCTTGATGTCCACCTGACGCTGGGTGGACCTGTGGTTGAGCTGATAACACAGTATTAGAAAATTATGTATGGTTTCtcaacagagacaaaaaataaaggcaataaaataatgtgagcagctgtgtgcagtgtgttccTCTGTATCCTTCACTCAAGAAGATTGTGATAAATACTGTCAGCATTTGCTGCTGACGGTCAACAACCTTGCCTGGTTAAAGGTCACAGAACTGCAAACTGCATCTAAATGCATTTTAGTTCAGGGtggaataaaaacctgcagctctAAATTCACTGATAATAATGACTGAATATCCCAGGCCGT
Encoded here:
- the LOC121627730 gene encoding very-long-chain (3R)-3-hydroxyacyl-CoA dehydratase-like, producing the protein MHILTPHVYWAQRHGEIYLRVELSDAKNLDISLQENNTLHFRAQGHGAKGDNEYEFSLEFLETVRPELNHRSTQRQVDIKIKKQEERWWDRLTLQEKKPLFLAPDFDRWLDESDAEMELQAKEEEKINRISVESRVRKDPYLGLKKGYLFMYNLVQFLGFSWIFVNMTVRLFILGQDSFYDTFHTTADMMYFCQMMAVLEVINPLLGLVKTGFFPAMIQVAGRNVILFVIFGSLEEMQNKPVVFFVFYLWSTIEIFRYPFYMLACIGTDWKLLTWLRYSLWIPLYPLGVVAEAVAVIQSLPIFDETRLFSFPLPAVLGNSLSFSYSLQIYLVLMFLGLFINFRHLYKQRRRRYRLKKRKVH